In Gimesia panareensis, the genomic window CGTCTCTGATAGCCATTCAGACATCTGTTGCTGACGAGACACCTCTTCAGGCACCCAAACCAGGTGCGTCTGCCCCCCGAGAGAACAACACGGCTTCTCCCCCCAGACCGACGACGCCAGGCACCCCAAAGCCAAATGGAAAATTTCGGGTGACGACCCAGTCTACCGGCGAGACCGAAATGCGGAACTTCGTGGGTGTCGTCACGGAACCGATTCCCGCCTATTTGGAAGCACAACTGCACGACATGCTGCAATCAGGACAGGGCATCGGGGTCAAAATGGTGGTGCCCGATTCCCCGGCTCAGAAGGCAGGCCTCAAACCATTTGATGTGCTGACCAGCTACAATGGCAAAGCGATTACTTCCTCCGACACACTCCGTAAATTTGTTCTGGACTCAGACAAAGGGGAAACGATCGAGCTGGAAATCATCCGGGCTTCCCGAATTCAAAAAGTCCAAATCACCCTGACGCAAAAACTGTTTCGCTATTACAAATTCCAGGTGACCCCACTCGGACAGAAAGCGAAACTCGTTCAGAATGATCAGAAGAAGAAACAACCTGAGAAATCAGGCAAGGACGCCCCGATCGCCGCCCGCTCAACGGAATCGGATCCGCTTGGGAGAAAAGAGCCCCTCAATTTCAACTCGCCCACGGCGGAAGCGACCCATAATCTGTGTCTGCTCTTTGTGGGTAACTTCAAAGGTGAATACTCGGTTGAAGTCAACTACCAGGATGAGACAGAAAATCTGCAATCTTACCATTTCACAGGCAGTCCCCGTGAAATTACTCAACAGATCGTCGACCTGCCTGAAAACGTGCAGCTGATCATTAATGAACGACTGAAAGAGCTGAAGCTGGCCCTGCAGGGCAAAGCCAGTTTTCGCCTGCAAATCAAGCCGCATATGCAGGGGAAAGACCGTTTTACCCGCGTACTGCTCAGCCGGGCGACGAAAGAGAAATCCGTGCGGATGGTCGAGCTGGATCATCCCCTGGGAAATCGGCCCAATCTGAATGTGAACCAGATCCTGGGCAACCAGGTCTTCACGAATGAACTGGAACAGTTGACCCCCGCCATTCAGGAACAGATTCGCACGATGCTGCACCGCATCCGCATCCCCACGATCCGGGTCCACGCGGACAGCCCGATTTAATCTGCTCTGAATACGTAAGCACAGACAATTCAGGCAGCTGGTTACCAATCGGAACCAGCTGCCTGTTTTGGTTTCACGTCAGAAGCATTCGATCTTATAGAAAACCGCGGCGGCGCTGGCTGCTGTAACGCTGCAGTGAATCTTCGATGATCGGAAACGCTGCTGCGGCTGCCTGAAATTCTTCGACTTCCACCGTCTTCCCTTCCAGCATTTTATAATCCTGGAAGAAACGCCGCAGCATGGCCAGACGATGCGGCGGCAGTTCGGAGGCATCGGTGTAGGGGTTGTATTCAGGATCATTCACGGCCACCGCCAGAATTTTATGGTCGGGCTTGCCGCTGTCGATCATGGTCATCACCCCGATCGCCCGGGCGTCCAGAATTGTCAGGGGGTCTACCGGTTCCTGACAGAGTACCAGAACATCCAGAGGGTCATCGTCTTCAGCCAGAGTCTGGGGAATAAACCCATAGTTGGCGGGATAATGCACTGCTGAGTAGAGCATCCGGTCCAGCCTGAGCAGGCCCGTGACTTTGTCTAACTCATATTTCACTTTGGAAAAGGTGGGAATTTCGATAACGGCTGTGAAATCGCGAGGCAGATTCTGTCCCGGTGTCACATCGTGCCAACAGTGGGTCACTGTTATTCTCCTGAATTATCGCTGAATAGTTTCAAGAATCAGCTGAGTGTGCGCTGCATCAGCTAATTCACTTTAAAGAGTTCCACTCGAAAATGGAGGGTCGCATTTCCGGGGATGACAGGTGGAGAACCAGCGGCACCATAGCCGAGCTCTGGCGGAATGATCAGTTCGACCTCTCCCCCTTCACCAATCAACTGCAGGCCTTCAGTCCAGCCGGCAATGACATTGCCCAGAGGAAATGAAATGGTCTGGCCCCGTTTGTAGGAACTGTCAAATTCGGTTCCATCTTCCAGTGTCCCGCGATAGTGAACGGTCACCGTATCCTGAGGACCTGGTTTAGTATCATTGCCTTCGCGTACGATGCGGTACTTCAGGCCGGACGGAGTCGAGGAATAGCCGGGGTTTGCTTCGTCTGTCACGGTTACTTCCATTTCTGTTTGCTGGTTGTCTGCAGGTCTGACTTTCGCCGTGGCTGCCGGGGGATCAACCTGTTCTCCCTGGCGAACATAATTACTGCAACCGGCGAATGTCAGGCTGATCAGACTGCATCCAATTAAAATTCGAGATCTTTGCATAGGTTCATTACCTTCGTATCAGGCAAATAATATTACTGCGGCCCTATTCACAGAATTGCCTCTGAGCGATAACATAACGGATAGGACAATCGGTTGCACCACCAAGCAGTCCTACTTTAGTGACTTCAGAAAAGATTATGAGATTTCGCCTTCTCCCGGTTGTTCAGTGCGTCCAGTAGAATCTGCAGGCGCAGGGGAGGAACGGTCTCAAAATCGCCCCTGCAGCTCAGGCAGTCGCCTCCTCTGGAAAGACGCTTTTTCAACACGAAAACCAGCCAAGATGATTGACCAGATTCAGATACGTCCTGCTAAACATGAGGATATCAGCCCTCTGGCAGATTTTATTGTCCCTTTCGTAGAGCAGGGAAAAATTCTGCCCCGGACCTCGGAAGAGCTGGATGAACTGGTGGAAACCGGATTTATCGCCATTGAAGCAGATGCGGAAATCGTAGGCTTCGCGTCGCTGGAGATCTACTCCCGGAAACTGGCGGAAATTCGCAGCCTGGTTGTTGCCGAGCATCGGCAGGGAATCGGGGTGGGCAAAAAACTGGTTTCCGCCTGTGTTGAGCGGGCGCGTCAGCGGAATATTCTGGAGGTGATGGCCGTAACCTCGTCTGACGTCTTTTTCCAGAGTTGCGGATTTGACTTCACCCTGCCCGGCGAGAAAAAGGCGTTATTCATCCAGCCCCATCTGACGGAATAAGGTTTCCGCTCCGCCCGATTATTTTTTGACGACAGTCGCTTTCTTAATATAATCCAGGCGGGGAAATTCGCGTTTCAGATAGTCATTGCCTTCGAGCTGCAGACGCCCCTGTGACGGGCCGTTCCCCACCGGTGCGCCTTCTCCATAGCCGTTGTACAACGCATCCACCACCCGCATCCCTTCCGGGGAAATATAGCCAAACGGTGCAAAACCCAGCGCATCGAGCCGCCTGTTGTCTTTGAAATTGATATAGAACTGTGTTGTTCTGGAATCAGGTGCTCCGGTTTTGGCAAACGTCACGTAGCCCCGCAGATTGGATTTCGCCACGGGATCATCCTTGAAGGTCTTGTCGCGCCATTTGGCCTGCGTCTCCGGATCGCCGTTGATCCCTACTTGCGCCATGAAGCCGTCAATCACCCGGAAAAAAGCACACTGATCGTAAAACCCGGAATTAACCAGTTCGTAAAAACGATCGGCACCATGCGGACTCCATTTTCGATTCACATCGATATAGAAAGTCCCTTTGGTGGTTTCCATTTTGACCCGAAAAGTTGCCGGTGCTTCTGCAAGACAGCTGGAAGCCCCCAGTAAGATCGTTGCCGTGATCGCCCAGACCGCTGTCAGTAATGCCTTCATCGCCTCATTCCTCATAATTACAGTGACTCATTCGCAGAACCAGTGATGTTCAACATCAGGTCAGTCTAATCCATTTACCGCTGGCATCACAAGAGAGTTTCTGCAGACTGCAGTCAGGCACCGTCGATCAGAAAGCGGTGGCCATTAATAGAAAAAAGCCGCCGCGAATCAGGGGGGGAGAATTCGCGACGGCCAGAGCCCGGGGCTGCTGACGATCAGCCCCTCTGCAGATCCCGCGATCTGCAATTTCCGGGAATCGCCCGATGACTCAGGCGATTCCATTTTCATTTAGTATCCGAGGAGTGCTTCCTCTTCTTCTTCCTGGATGATAATCCGGGGGGTGACCATCATCATCAGGCTTTCGGTTTCACGACCGACCCCGGTGTTCTTGAACAGACGGCTGACATACGGCAGCTTGTTCAGAATCGGGACACCAGCCATGCTGCGTCCTTCGCGGAGTCGTTTGACACCACCCAGGAGCACAGTACCACCATCGGGCACACTCACGGTCGTAGTCACGGTCACCTGTTCCACCACAGGCTGCTGGATGGTTGTGGTTCCCAGACCACCGCCACCATTCTGGCCCTGCTGGCCCTGCTGGCCCTGCTGGCCAGTCTGACCAAAGCCACCACCACCCGTGTTACCGCCGCCACCGCCGATACCACCGATACCACCCAGGCCGGCACCCACTCCGTTACCGAAGTTACCACCACCCTGCTGACCGAGCTGACCACCACCCTGCTGACCCAACTGACCACCTTGCTGGCCCTGTTGACCGCCGCCGGCTCCCCCCTGGAAGGAGAAGGTGAAGACGTCGGTCACGTTGGTGAAGTTCGGGTTGACGGAGAGTCGTACATAACGGCGGTCTGCAGAGATCACAGCTGAGACTGTCAGCGAGACCCCTTCAGGGATATTCGCGATGACCGGTGTGAAGCCAACTGAGAAGTTACCCACGGTGGGCACCAGGCTGATCACGAAGGGCCGCGATACGTTACTGGTCACAAAGGCGACCTGACCGTTGAACAATGTTACTTTCGGAGCAAACATCAGGTTCGATCGTTCATCTGCCTGAGCGGCGTTGATGAAGAAGAAGGCTTCAATGTCACTCAGAATTGCCAGACCTACGTTCACACCAGCGTTCGCGTTGAAGCTGCCGAACTCAGGTACACCGATTTCGAATGATCCCTGACGGAACTGCACATCCAGGTCGGGTGTGAAGGAGTCAGGTGCACTCATACCAATCACCGTCCCCTTCTTGGGGAAGTTATTGGTGTTAATCAGAGTTCGTGTCGGCGGATTACTGAAAGGTGCAACCCCTTGACCACCCGTCTGACCACTCGACGTATTCTGGCCCTGCTGGCCCTGCTGGCCCTGGTTATTGTTGTTATTGTTACCCCCACCACCGTTCTGGTTGGTGCTGTTCAACAGGTTGACCTGGCCGAAGGCAGGCAGGGGATTCCCGCTGTTGTCCACGGTCGGGCCACCCAGGGTATCAGCCACGTTGAAGTCGAAGTCGACACCAATTCGCTCGAAGAAGCGGTCGGAGACGGTCACAAAGCGGACTTCAATGGTGACCTGCAGGTCCTGCAGACGTCGCAGCTGTTCCAGCAGGTTGGCGATTTCATCATGTACCTTCTGAGTCTGACGAATCACCAGGCTCAAGGTAGTTTCAAAAGGTCGTACGCTGCCTGCCCCGCCGATTTCTTCCCAGGAATCGGGTTCGACGGTAGAGACAATCAGTTCGGTCAGTGAATCGAAGTCGATATTCGATCCACCGCCGGCCACCTTGGCAGTCGGAGCATTCCCGGCCCACGGATTGGCTCCGGGGACTCCACCAGCCAGCGGATCAGCGACCTGGAAGTTACCAGGTGTTGACTGATTTCCGCCAATTCCGGAATTATAGCTGACCGCACCCATCTGACTGTATGGGTTGCTGGCCATGCTGCCGTTCGCAGCGAAGTTCGGAATCGGAACCACCAGGTCAGCCACAGGGTAGGTCTCTGTTCTCAGAGTTCCCTGCTGACGGATGCGGCTGGTGATTTTCAACACTTCGTTGTCGATCGTGTAAGACAGGTTCAGCGGTTCCAGCAGAAGGTTCAAGGCACTCCGCAGCTTGATGCCGTTCACGTTAATCGTGACCGGTGCGTCGGTAGTCACCCCTTCCTCTTCCAGTCCCAGGCTGTCCAGGAAGATGTTGATCCCGGTCAGTCCCTGAATTTTATTCATCACGTTCGACAGCGGCTCGGCTTCAAATGAGAGGTTGACCGGACGATCCAGGCTCTCTTCAATCTGAATTTCGCGTTCCGTTTTCTGATTGTGGTTTTTAGCGTGATACTTTTCACGCCGCTTGGTCAGCTCAGCCCACTCTTTAGCGTCACGACCAAACTTGATATCCGGTGTGTAGGCATCAGCCAGTGCTTCTTCCACGTCGTTCAGCTGATCCCAGGTATTCTGTTCCTTACGATCACGCATGGCATTGTTGGAAGCATCCCGTCTGAGGAATTTCGCTTTCAATTCCATGGTAACGGTGACCGGGTTCTGCGGATCCAGATCTTTGGCCTGTTTAGCGACCACTTCTGCTTCCGCATAGCGTCGCTGATCTACCAGTTCGTTGAACTTTTCGACCAGGTCAGCCAGCTCCTGTTCCACACGGATCTTGTTTTTGATACGTCGGTTGATGTAATCTTCAACCTCTTCGTTCTGCTTTTTCAGCTCTTCCAGCGGAGCAACCTGCTTGCGGAAAGAGTCGATCGAAGTCCGGGTTCGCTGCAGAGATCCGATCAGAGCCTGAGTTGATTTCTTATTCAGGCTGGAGTTTTCGACCTTGGACATGGCCTGGTCGATGACTCCCAGAGCTTCCGTCGGTGCAGATTCCCGCAGGCGTTCGGCTTTGAAGATCGCATTCAGGACTTCCGACCGCAGCCGGCTGAATTCGATCGCCTGTTTCTGTTCGACCAGATCGATCGTGCTGGGCTGCTCAGAGGCGGCACCAGGTGTATCGGTTGCGGTCTGATTTTTGACCAGGCGGATCCGATCTGCCCGGGAAGGTGCCAGTTCGCGAACCGCATCCTGCAACTGCTGTGCACGATGGGTATCAAGTTTTTCACCAGACTGGTATGCGGCCAGGAATGCCTGGTAAGCGGCACCACGGTCGCCCTCAGCCAGTCGCTGCATACCGAGGTTATACAGTTCCAGAGCAGAGGCACCAGGATGGATCACAGCGATTTCGCTGGCTTCGTTCTTTTTCTGAGAGGCAACCTGTGCGGTCTGTGAACCCATGTTGGATTCCAGGTCACGCAGGATGGCCTGAGGACTGTCCTCACCTGGTTTAAACTCGGAGCCCACTTTCAGAGCTTCCTGAGCATTGACCCGGGCTGATTCGAAGCGACCCGCTTTCAGGTCGGTCCGGGCCTGAGCCACCAGTTTCTGAGAGAACTGTTTTTTACGTTCTGTTTCTGCTGCATACATTTCTTCCTGTGACAATCCACCAGGCTGACCAGCCATCTTGCGGATGTCTGCCAGGAGCTGTTCCGGACGATCTTCGAACAGGCTGTAGGCAGTATCTACTTCCTGGGCTGCTTCGGCCTTCTGGCGAGCTTCCTGAACCCGACCCTTAGAGAGGTCTTCGCGGGCGGAGGCTAACAGACGGCGAGCATACTCAGCATTGGATTTCGCATCATTGCTGGTATTACCCGGATTGAGACGGGTATCAGAAGCGGTTCCCACGCGACGAATGAAGTCTTCGGGAGATTCCGCATCGGGAGTGAATTTCAGATCCAGTGTCTGAGCCAGCTTATGGGCAGAGGAAGCCAGCATCAACGCTTCATCTTTATTTCCCTGCTGCAGTGCCAGCTTAGCCTGTTCCATCAACCGGTTTACCCGGGGACGGACAGCGTCCTGGTTCTGCTGCAGCCCTTTCATACCGGAGATGGTAGCCGCCTCGTCAGAGATCCGATCGATGGCTGCCAGCACCAGTTCTGGCCGGTCGTCAAACAGGTCGTAAGAAACTTTCATCTGCTGTACCTGAGCCACTTTCTGGCGGGCACTTTCAAAGTCACGCTTCTTGATATCCAGGCGAGCCAGTCTGAGCAGATCAGTCGCCTGTGCCTTCGAACCGCCTGCAGCAGTATTGCCGGAAGCCATCTGAGGACGGCTGCCTGTATTTGCTGCCAGTGATCCAACAGACTGGGCACGTTTGATCTCATCCAGAACGAGTTCCGGACGATCGTCAAACAGTCGATAGGCAACATCCAGCTGGCTGGCCTGCTGGGCCAGTTCGCGGGCGGAGTCCAGATTACCTGACTTGAGTTCTGTCCGGGCCTGTTTCAGCAGGCGGGCTGCCTGATCTTTGCTGGAGGAAGCAGGACCAGACTGAGCGACAGGCATTGAAGGCTTTGACTGACCGGCGAAGATTTTCGCACCGGTTTTGCGTTCAATTTCTGCCAGAATATGCTGAGGGCGATCTTCAAAGAGTTGATAAGCGACATCATAATCTTGTGCCTGCAGGGCAAGTGTGCGGGCATCATCATAGTTTCCGGATTTCAGAGACTGGCGTGCCTGTTTCAGCAGGACCACAGCCTGTTCCTTCTCCGTCAGCTTGCGAGTCTGGGTTCCGTCAAACGGATTGCCGCTGGAATTACCGAAGGGATTTCCTTCAGCAGACTCTTCGACAGCCGCCACCTGCATCACACCGGAGTTGTTCTGAGTGAACCCGCCGGCCTGCTGAATGGGCGATGATTTCTGTTGTCGTTGTTCTGCGCGAGCAATTTCAGCAAGGATCTGCTCGGGGCGTTGATCGAACGGACCGTACTCCAGTCGCAGCGATGCAGCCTGGCCGGCTTTACGGCGGGCCTTGGCAAACTCGTTCAACTTGATGTCTTCACGAGCGGACTGCAGTAACTGACGGGCCAGCTGCTTTTTCTCTTCCAGGGACTTTCCTTCGGCATTCGTGTAGCCGGCGGAAAACCCGGAATCGGCAGCAGGCGACTGGGCCCGGACTACCTGTCT contains:
- a CDS encoding inorganic diphosphatase, coding for MTHCWHDVTPGQNLPRDFTAVIEIPTFSKVKYELDKVTGLLRLDRMLYSAVHYPANYGFIPQTLAEDDDPLDVLVLCQEPVDPLTILDARAIGVMTMIDSGKPDHKILAVAVNDPEYNPYTDASELPPHRLAMLRRFFQDYKMLEGKTVEVEEFQAAAAAFPIIEDSLQRYSSQRRRGFL
- a CDS encoding PDZ domain-containing protein → MTTQSTGETEMRNFVGVVTEPIPAYLEAQLHDMLQSGQGIGVKMVVPDSPAQKAGLKPFDVLTSYNGKAITSSDTLRKFVLDSDKGETIELEIIRASRIQKVQITLTQKLFRYYKFQVTPLGQKAKLVQNDQKKKQPEKSGKDAPIAARSTESDPLGRKEPLNFNSPTAEATHNLCLLFVGNFKGEYSVEVNYQDETENLQSYHFTGSPREITQQIVDLPENVQLIINERLKELKLALQGKASFRLQIKPHMQGKDRFTRVLLSRATKEKSVRMVELDHPLGNRPNLNVNQILGNQVFTNELEQLTPAIQEQIRTMLHRIRIPTIRVHADSPI
- a CDS encoding peptidylprolyl isomerase, with translation MKALLTAVWAITATILLGASSCLAEAPATFRVKMETTKGTFYIDVNRKWSPHGADRFYELVNSGFYDQCAFFRVIDGFMAQVGINGDPETQAKWRDKTFKDDPVAKSNLRGYVTFAKTGAPDSRTTQFYINFKDNRRLDALGFAPFGYISPEGMRVVDALYNGYGEGAPVGNGPSQGRLQLEGNDYLKREFPRLDYIKKATVVKK
- a CDS encoding FKBP-type peptidyl-prolyl cis-trans isomerase produces the protein MQRSRILIGCSLISLTFAGCSNYVRQGEQVDPPAATAKVRPADNQQTEMEVTVTDEANPGYSSTPSGLKYRIVREGNDTKPGPQDTVTVHYRGTLEDGTEFDSSYKRGQTISFPLGNVIAGWTEGLQLIGEGGEVELIIPPELGYGAAGSPPVIPGNATLHFRVELFKVN
- a CDS encoding GNAT family N-acetyltransferase, which produces MIDQIQIRPAKHEDISPLADFIVPFVEQGKILPRTSEELDELVETGFIAIEADAEIVGFASLEIYSRKLAEIRSLVVAEHRQGIGVGKKLVSACVERARQRNILEVMAVTSSDVFFQSCGFDFTLPGEKKALFIQPHLTE